Part of the Camarhynchus parvulus chromosome 11, STF_HiC, whole genome shotgun sequence genome, CAGAAAGGTCTACATGGGTGCCCAAGTGACCAATTTAGCTGAGTTTTAAACTTATCTTGTCCCTGATGCCTTGTCACCAAGGTCTGCAGGAGATTTTCCTGtcaggcagagctgtcacatTGCCCAAAGAGGCACAAAATGGGTGAGGGCAGCATGGCTGGGAACTTACATCTGTGGTGGGGCACACCCAGGAAACATGTATAGGCAGGCAGGTGCATAAAAAGTGACTCTTCCACTTGGCAGAGACTTTCGGAAGCAAAACACATCCCATGCGTCTTcccacagccctccctcccccatcccagcagccaccccaaatccaggcagCCAAGCACTGCGTTCATGGTCATTGCAGCTTTAAGCAAGGTGCTTCCCAAAAACAAGCTGGAAAAAAGTGCTTGGAGATTTTGCCCACAGCGGGAGCCAGGCACTGTAGCTGCAGGTATTTGGCatggggaggctgcaggtgaAGTGTTCCTTTGGGGATGGATCTGCTCTGCAATGGATTGGGGTTTGCAAAGCATGAGCTCTTGAGGAAGGGAGGTTTGTCCCCACTAGAATTTGTCCAAGTGCTCTCcgggagcagctcagggcaggcaTCTTGCCAGCACACATCACCTTCCCACCCACCATGCTTGCTCCCACAAGATCTTTCACCCAAAGGAAGCCCCTAACATGGTGCAGAGGCACCTGCCATGAAGccaaggagaggctggaggggacTAGAGCCCCTCATTCCTTTGTTGGCCCACACCTCTGGGTGTGTCACCTGTCCTCCCTGGGAGACCAGCAACTTAAAGATGCCCACACCTACTCCACATGTAGGATAATGTCCATCTCGTGCCCTGTGaagctccttttctccctcaagGAAGGTGCAGAGCCCACTTAGGGAAGAGCACAGGACGTTTGTGAGCAGCCCTCTCGCACCCCACAGCAACAATTCTATAATTCCCACACAGGCGTCCCAAGTGGCGAAAATGTTCAGcctccaacccaacccaacagCAGCACTCGTACCTCCAGATAAACTCCTTTATTTCCATCCAGTTTCACCACTggtacagaaaatacaaaagaagaaaaacaaaaacaaaaaaataggcTTTTCTGTGCCCCCCACCCCCCGTCCCCGAAGCGTGCCGACTATTTACAGGCAGAGGCGAGCGGctcagtggcagcagctgcacttgCTGCTCGTCGGCTCCTTGCACACGCAGCCCTTGGCGCAGTTGCTGCAGCTCGcggggcagcaggagcagcaaccTGGAGGGGACACAAGAGTTAGGAGGTAGGTGGAAGGGACTCGGGTTTTGTGAGGCAGGGGGACCCGATGCAGAGTGGGAAACACCACCTCTGAATCAGCAGGGCTGATGATCCCAATGGGCTGGAGCTCTCCATGAGGGTCCTACAGGGTGGGGGCAGCCCCCCACAGGGGAGGGTGCGTGTGCATTGCAATGGGccaggggaagagggaaggatCCCATGAGGGTCCTACAGGGCACGAGAGGGAGTGATGGGCTCTCCATACGGAGTTTGACACGGCAAGAGGGGTCGTCTACAGGGCAAGAGTTTGGAGGTCCCCATTGGGTCCAACAGAGCAAGACAGAGCTCCCCTGAAGAACAGGAAGGTGTCTGTGGATCCCACAGGGCAAGGAGGGGTTCCCAGGGCAAGGAGGGGTTCCCCTATGGAGCAGCGAGGTGCCCAGGGAGTCCCACAGTTCAGGTTTCTCAATGGAGCAGAGAGGTGCCCATGGATGTCCCACAGGGCAGCGGCAGCTCCCTCCAAAAACAAGGCCGGGTCccccctccctgagccccccactCACTCTTGCGGCAGCTCCGGCAGCGGCAGTTCTTGCACTTGCAGGACACTGCGCAGGAGCAGGAGTCACCTGGAGAGCGAGGGAAGGAGAGCGGGATCAGGCGGGAGTCGGGCAGCCGGGAGTCAGGCGGGAGGCAGCCGGGACAGGACGGGGCACTTACCGGCGGCACACGTGCAGTCCTGAGGGTCCAtggctcggctcggctcggttTATCTCGGTCTAGCTCGGCTCCGTTCGGCTCGGTCCGGCGGGGGTGGCAGCGGTGCAGAGCAGCACCGGCCGCCCGCTATTTATGGGGCAGGACGCGGGGCGGTGCTGGCGCTGCGCACGGTGCAGCGGGGCCGCCGGCACCGGGGCCGTGCTCACCGGGGGCggtgccgtgccgtgccgtgctcACCCCGGGGCCGTGCTCACCCCGGGGCTATGCTCGCCCTCGGGCCGTGCTCACCGGGGGCggtgccgtgccgtgccgtgctcACCCCGGGGCCGTGCTCACCCCGGGGCTATGCTCGCCCTCGGGCCGTGCTCACCGGGGGCggtgccgtgccgtgccgtgctcACTCGCGGGCAGTGCGCACCCCGGGGCCGTGCTCACCGGGGGCCGTGCCCTACCCCGGGGCCATGCCCACCGTGGAGCCGTGCTGTGCTCACCGGGGGCCGTGCCCTACCCCCGGGCCGTGCCTTACCTCCGGCCGTGCTCAGCCGGGGCCGTGCTGTGCTCACCGGGGGCCGTGCCGTGCTGTGCTTACCCGGGTCACGGACCTGCCCCCCCACCCCCGCTCCCAGCCCGGTCTGGGGAGCCCGGGGTGTCCCACGTGCACCCCCGTCCCCGGCAGGGTGCTGCGCTCCGGGGCACCGAGACGCTGGAATGCGCGGGGTGTGGGGGTGACAGCACTGGCACGGCACTGCCACCGCGTCCTGCACACTTGGGACAGCGCCACGGGGCACCCTGAGGATGAGTGTTTCAGCACCCCACTGGAGGTGGGATGGCCCTGGGCAGCCCGCATGGGGTTGCAATGCTCAGATGGCCTCCTAGGAGGGGTGAATCATAGAACAccctgagttggaagagacctgcAAGGATCATTGCATGCAGCTCCTGAACCTGCACAGGACAACTCCAAAAATCGTGCCATGTCCTTGAGTGTGTTGTTCAAAAACTTCCTAAGCCTGGCTTGGGGAGTCTGTTCCAGGGCCCGACTACTTTCTGGGTAAAGAATatttcctaatacccaatctaaacctcccttgaCAGAGTTTCATGCACTTCCCTCGGGTGAGCATGGGGATGCAGTGTGGTAGCTTGGCATTTCCAGCTAGGAGCTGCTGGGAATCACTTTCTCATCCCTCTGAGTTTTCCACCTCGTCACAGGGTTTATTTGCCAACAGGCTTCCACCACCTTGCACATGCCCATGGCCAGTTCAACATCCAGCATGGCAAACAGTggctgggccagggccaggctgtccccacGCCTGCACCCCCTGCTCTTGGTGGTGTCGCAGATGGGGCAAGCCTGGGTTCAGAGCTGGTGCGGTAGATGGGTCCATCCCCGTGGAGCCCGGGCCAGCGGGCTCTAGGACCAGGAGAGGCTCAGTGACCcgtgtggctgtgccagggaacgGCTCGTGCTTGTTTGCAAAAGCACggagttgtttttttcctggcactgtttgccagcagcagaggcGAAGCCAGCAGGCATTGCACACGCCACTGGCTGAGCGGGAAGGAGGAGAGGTGGAATAACCGAGCACGTGTGGTGTCGCTGCACATAAACACGGCTTGGGAATTAACTTCCCTCCCTCCCGGACAGCCCCAGCGCAGCGCTTCGGGAATGGGCTGCACCCGCGGGCCCCCCTCCAGCAGGGCGGGTTCTGCTGCAGCCGTGCTTGAGGAAAAGAGAGCCCTGACCTGCCAAAATGGGATCGTGCACCCCTGCACGGGGCCATTCCAAAGGTGAGGGATGACTGTGCAGGGTCaaagctgcagggaaagcaggggaaTTCCCAAATTGCTAGGAATCCTGTGTATCATACatggaggggctgtgctgaaTCCTGGGACACTTTGTCCTGGCCCCACGTCACCGTGAGCgggaaaaggcagcacagcatcccCACAGAACTGTATGTgaaactgggatgggaaaagaGCCTGGAAAATGCCTGATTTCCCAATCTGAGCATTTCCACTAAATAGTGAGGTCATCCcacaagcagagcagggaggaatgaATTAATATCCCCTGAGCCACGGGCTTGCTGAAAGGCCGTGCCATCAATGGGGAGAGGAGAGCTCAGAGGGGTCTGCTGTATTATGGCTGGTATTCCAATTTCCCAGGGCACAGAGTAGTTAAACCCAAGTCTGTTCCCATGTAAGAGGAGTGCCATGTCCAACTCTATTTTATAACAGTCATAaagtgagcagcagagctgcgGCTGCCCAGCATGGATCTCAGGGCTCAGAGTGGGGATGCTGGAACTTCTGTCTGCCcaccctccctctctcctcaccACTTCCCCTGAAGGCAGGGGACAGCATCTGacagctgctctccatcatACTGACatggggcacagcacagagccatggGGCAGGACCACTGCAAACCCACAGGGGCCAGCAAACCCAGACCGATTCTGTGAGCTTTGCTGGTTAAACCAGATATTTAGTGATAATTCCCATTAGCAACCTCTCCTTCACTCTTGTTGTGAGCTCACCAGTGATGTTTTTGTATGGTTGGCACTTACATCTctctgggttggaaggaataAAGATAACCCTGCTCTTTGCAGAGCGGAGTTTAGTGTGATTGCTCCATGcctgccaggtcctgccctgcctAAATTCAGCTGACACAGGGGTGGCCTTTGCACCTGCCAGAAGTGTGGGGTGATGGTGACATCTCAGGGGATACCCTGAGGGAGGAGCCCTCCTGGAGCAAAGGGGAacccctgagcagcccctgggcaggagTGTTGTGCTGTAGGCTGTGCCAAATCCCTGGCTGAGTCCTGGTGGCGGTGACTGGGTGGGTCAGGAAAGGTTTTTAACCTAAGAAGTGACCATGAATGGATGCATTTGAGAAGtgtggggacaggcagagcctgtCATGTTCttaggaagcagcagggtggcacagggcacctGGGGTGCAGCATTCTGGCAGCAGCATGGCTATGCTTGGGCAGAGTGAGCATCACACCCTGACATGGGCATTGCAGGCATCACATCTCATTGTTGGTTTgcaccctggcacaggcatcccatcccactgtggGCATTCCACCCCAGGCATTGCACCCCATCACATCCCATTGTTGGGTTTGCACCCTGGCATAGGCATCCCATATCCCACTGTGGGCATTCCACCCCATCACAGGCATTGCACCCCATCACATCCCATCACTGGAATCCTGGCACGGGCATTGCAAACACAATGGGCGTCACACTCTGGTTTGGGTGTCACGTCCCATCACAGGCACTGAACCCTATTGCAGGCAGTGCACCCTATTGTGGGCATCACACCCCATTGTGTGCACTGGACCCCACAGTGGAGAACCAGGTCACCTGAGCACCAGGTGACCAGGAGCACCCAGGAGCACCCAGACAGactggcagaggtggcaggggGATAAGCAATGTGGTTCTACCAGCCTGTTCAACTAAACTGCCAGGAGGAAAACTAAACCTGTTTCTCTGCCACCCCACCTGCCGTGGAAATATTCCCCCTGGAaatgggcagggctggggtgctTATTACAGTGAAAGCTTGTAATAACGAGCTGCTCATTAGCCCCGAGGATCTCTGGTTGGAGGAGACAGCATGGGATTTGCCCCTGGGTAACAAGAGGGTGGTGGGGAGTGGAAAATTCCCTTATTGTGTAGGGAAAGTGTTAAAACAAGAGTCAGAACTACTGGTAAGGAGCGCAGAGCCAAGAGTAGAAGACAGGAGCTAAAACAAGACACAGGCTCTTTGCCATGACCTCCCACACACACTGTCCTCCCGCTCCCCAGGGAAACTGCCGCACCCAACAGAAGTGCCAAGTTCCTCGTGCACCTTTATATACATATCACTTTATTTAGGTAGCTTATTACATGTCAAAGTGACAAACACTAAAGAAATCTGaacacatatataaaaaaagacaaCCAACATACACAATAAGGTTATTCTTCTTTGTCCCCCCCAGATGTGCATCACCCCCAGATGTGCAGCCAGGGGTCCCCcatttgcagcagctgcacttgGCGGAGGGGGGCCCCTTGCAGACGCAGCCCTGTGCACACTTGGCACatccagctgggcagcaggagcagcagcctgtgcgagagacaaaaaaagaattaagGACATTCTCAGGAAGTCAGGCTGGGGCTCGGGGTGTCACGCTGTTTTGGAGACCTCCCATGTATTCATTGATGTTGTTCCCTTTtagcagcatccctgctcctggcagtgtCTTCCAAGGTGTTTGcgcaggcagggctggcactggagaGGCAGGGGGAGTGTGTGGTACTCCCGGGGGTTCACCAGGATTCCCCCAGTCCCTCTCTTTGATACCCTCatggcacacagctctgctgtgggtgACAGCATCAGGAGCACCCAGAAGAAGTCCCAGTGCCAGTTTCCTCCCCAGCATGTCCTTGTGCTGAGCCTGAGGTGCTATTGAGGGGAATGCTCAGGTTTAGGGGGTACTGAGCGACTTGTATTGCCTGGAGAGGGGGAGGGATTCACACTGTGCTCCTTTGGGGGCCAAAAAACCTTATGTGAGGAATAAACTTGCCACTGGCAATGCTAAGACTGATTTGATTCAGTGCGTACACGGATGTGTAGTGAAAACCCTCTGAgtgtttctgctcctcaccccagggggctcagggatcCCTCTTACCTTTTTTGCACGATGTGCATTTGCAGTTTTTGCATTTACAGTTGTCCCCGCAGGTGCAGGTGCCACCTAAAACAGGGAGAAACGGAGAAAAAGAGGTTGAGAAGAGGTGGTGGGAGGGGATGTCAACAACCCAGAGATCCGCGGGGatcagcactgcctgccctccGAGCATCCTCTGATGCTTCAGCCTCGCTCAGAGGGGAGGTCATGGCACTCCCAGCCGCTTTCCAGTGAGATGCTCCCAGTGCGACACCGCAGTGCTGGGATACGACTtcagctgctggcccagcccGTACGAGACAGAACACCGGGAATGGCGGAGGAGGCCGGCGAGCGGGAGTGTCGGTGTTCCCGCCGGGATGCTGCGGCTCCCGCTGCCCCCCGGGATGGAAGGAAACGCTGCCTTACCTGTGGCACAAGGGCAATCCTGAGAGTCCATGTCTAGCTGGGCTGGGTGCCTGCTGTCGGACGCGTTGGGCGACGGGAGGAAGCTTTGGCAGGACTCGCAGCCGCCTCCTATTTATCCTTGGGCAGCTGAGAGCGAGTGCAAAACCTCCGCCCCTGCAGCCTGCGCACGGCTcagcccggcgctgccccgggcgCTGCTGATTCACTGCCGGGCGGCGCAGCGTGACCCGGGGCTCCCCGGCAGAGCGAGGGCTGGGGGGGACCACCCCTCTCTGCTGAGGTGTCGGAAGGGGTGCAGAGAACGGCCACATCTCATCACACGGATGACACCTGTCTCAGgagtgctgctgcactgggggcTGAGGGTCTGCGCCCAGGGAGCCCCACAATCCAGCCCTTGactgattgattgattgattgattgattgattgattgattgattgatgtCAAAATCAATCTGCCAATCTGACTTGGGGGATACATTAATCCAGGAAGTGCCACCACTGCTTGGAAatctctgtcccctcctctcAGAGCTGGCGCAGTGGGGTGATGGGGAGCTGGCACCATGAGGTGACAGGGATTCAGACCCTGCTTGAGACCCTGTCCTCTGGTTCCTACACCCTCCCtgcaagcaggagcagcaacaAGCTGGACTGGCCTGGCCAGAGCCTGCCatgccctccctgtgccccaggacAGCGGCACCTACGTCCCCTTGGCGCCGTGCATGGCACCTCAGGGCCCTGTCTCCTTCCCAGCTGGGCGCTCCATCCCACTCTTCTGAATTAATTTCCATGTGTCATTAACTGGGTGTGCAGGGGAGGAGGGTGGCAGGCGAGCTGCCATCACCCTGG contains:
- the LOC115907959 gene encoding metallothionein-1, translated to MDSQDCPCATGGTCTCGDNCKCKNCKCTSCKKGCCSCCPAGCAKCAQGCVCKGPPSAKCSCCKWGTPGCTSGGDAHLGGTKKNNLIVYVGCLFLYMCSDFFSVCHFDM